The following are from one region of the Actinoplanes sp. L3-i22 genome:
- a CDS encoding carbohydrate ABC transporter permease codes for MKTQRWFTPWVLVLPALAWLLVFSVWPSINTLRLSFTDAKPLGGDVDFVGLRNYTDMLHDGDVRTALLNSVIYMAICLPLLTILPLLLAVLVEKKLPGIAFFRTAFYVPVIASAVVVGLIWTWLLDDRGLINNLARHLHLITEPVPFLTDRWLLLISAISLTVWKGLGYYMIVYLAALGNVRKDLHEAAAIDGAGAVRRFLTVTVPGVRGTMFLVSILVSVAALRVFSELYILTGGKGGPGGKDQSLVMLIQQYAGGFYGDFGYASALSVLLFVVTLIPMIVLARLNLRSER; via the coding sequence GTGAAGACTCAACGATGGTTCACGCCGTGGGTGCTCGTTCTCCCGGCGCTGGCCTGGCTGCTGGTGTTCAGCGTCTGGCCCTCGATCAACACGCTGCGGCTGTCGTTCACCGACGCCAAGCCGCTCGGCGGGGACGTCGACTTCGTCGGCCTCCGCAACTACACCGACATGCTGCACGACGGCGACGTCCGGACCGCCCTGCTGAACAGCGTGATCTACATGGCGATCTGCCTGCCGCTGCTGACGATCCTGCCGCTGCTGCTCGCGGTGCTGGTGGAGAAGAAGCTGCCGGGCATCGCGTTCTTCCGGACCGCGTTCTACGTCCCGGTCATCGCCAGCGCCGTGGTCGTCGGCCTGATCTGGACCTGGCTGCTCGACGACCGCGGCCTGATCAACAACCTGGCCCGGCACCTGCACCTGATCACCGAGCCGGTGCCGTTCCTGACCGACCGGTGGCTGCTGCTGATCAGCGCGATCAGCCTGACCGTCTGGAAGGGGCTCGGCTACTACATGATCGTCTACCTGGCCGCGCTCGGGAACGTGCGCAAGGACCTGCACGAGGCCGCGGCGATCGACGGCGCCGGCGCGGTGCGGCGCTTCCTGACCGTGACCGTCCCCGGCGTACGGGGAACGATGTTTCTGGTTTCGATTCTGGTGAGTGTGGCAGCGCTGCGGGTCTTCTCCGAGCTCTACATCCTGACCGGCGGCAAGGGCGGCCCGGGCGGCAAGGACCAGTCGCTGGTGATGCTGATCCAGCAGTACGCGGGCGGCTTCTACGGCGACTTCGGCTACGCGTCGGCGCTGAGCGTGCTGCTCTTCGTGGTCACGCTGATCCCGATGATCGTGCTGGCCCGGCTGAACCTCCGGAGCGAGCGATGA
- a CDS encoding glycoside hydrolase family 38 C-terminal domain-containing protein → MHDDIPLTVGRATRVLTERVRPAIHTDAVPLEVSFHALPGEPIPVAEGLGLEFAPYAVGTPWGPAWNTTWFRLRGSVPPEWQGRRAEVVVDLGFDVNMPGFQCEALVYRPDGTPVKSINPRNQWIPVTSDDIDLYLEAAANPVLLDYHPFLPTQEGDIQTSSTRPLYTTRRMDLALFDEPVYELALDIEVLLELQAVLPATAPRRMRILQALDDALDALDLQDISGTAADARSALVDVLAAPAEHSAHHVSAIGHAHIDSAWLWPVRETIRKVARTAAGMTELMEIDPDFRYGMSSAQQYAWLKEHRPEVWERVRKAVKDGRFIPLGGMWVESDTVMPTGEALVRQFTYGQRFFREEFGVESQGVWLPDSFGYSPALPQLIRRAGFQWFFTQKISWNQVNKFPHHTFLWEGIDGSRIFTHFPPMDTYNSQLSGAELAKATNQFRESRVASHSLAPVGWGDGGGGTTREMTGRAARLRNLEGSPTVEWEHPNDFFDKARAEMPHPPVWVGELYLELHRATLTSQHRTKQGNRRSEHLLIEAELWAATAAVRAGVPYPYEEIDRLWQQVLLHQFHDILPGTSIAWVHREAVAAYAEICSAASALIDAACSALAGAGALEITLNPAPFARDGVAALGAGVAAVVDTAPFSGNILSNDLVSVTISDEGLITSAIDLATGRDVIASGQEGNLLQLHQDFPNMWDAWDVDRFYRNRVTDLRAVESLTRTDNSVTIVRAFGKSRITQTLTLAPGSRVLRIDQETDWHETEKFLKVKFPFDVRAEHVAAETQFGYQKRVTHTNTSWEAAKFEASMHRFVLVEEPGFGAALITDSTYGYDVTRDSDPSAGVTTTVRLSLLRAPRFPDPETDQGRQTCSYGLVIGASVAEATEAGLALNLPPRVVRGAHGFDPLVSLTGEGLLISSIKLADDHSGDVIVRLYESQGRRATGTLHLHTEFTGAHPATLLEHPEGEPLPLTDSAIPLHLTPFEVRTLRLTR, encoded by the coding sequence ATGCACGACGACATCCCGCTCACCGTCGGGCGCGCGACCCGCGTCCTGACCGAGCGTGTCCGGCCGGCGATCCACACCGACGCCGTACCTCTGGAAGTGTCTTTCCATGCTCTTCCCGGTGAACCGATCCCGGTGGCCGAGGGCTTGGGCCTGGAGTTCGCCCCCTATGCCGTCGGCACGCCGTGGGGGCCGGCGTGGAACACCACCTGGTTCCGGCTGCGCGGTTCGGTGCCGCCAGAGTGGCAGGGACGGCGTGCGGAGGTCGTGGTCGACCTCGGGTTCGACGTCAACATGCCCGGGTTCCAGTGCGAGGCGCTGGTCTACCGGCCCGACGGCACGCCGGTGAAGTCGATCAATCCGCGCAACCAGTGGATTCCCGTCACTTCTGACGATATCGACCTTTATCTGGAAGCCGCCGCGAACCCGGTGCTCCTCGACTACCACCCCTTCCTGCCGACCCAGGAAGGCGACATCCAGACGTCGTCGACGCGGCCGCTGTACACGACCCGCCGGATGGATCTCGCGCTCTTCGACGAGCCGGTCTACGAGCTGGCGCTGGACATCGAGGTGCTGCTGGAGCTGCAGGCCGTGCTCCCGGCCACGGCGCCGCGGCGGATGCGGATCCTGCAGGCTCTCGACGACGCCCTGGACGCGCTGGATCTGCAGGACATTTCCGGCACCGCCGCTGACGCCCGCTCAGCTCTCGTGGACGTCCTCGCCGCGCCGGCCGAGCACAGCGCCCACCACGTGTCCGCGATCGGTCACGCGCACATCGACTCGGCCTGGCTCTGGCCGGTCCGGGAGACGATCCGCAAGGTGGCCCGGACGGCCGCCGGCATGACCGAGTTGATGGAGATCGACCCCGATTTCCGGTACGGGATGTCCAGCGCCCAGCAGTACGCCTGGCTCAAGGAGCACCGCCCCGAGGTCTGGGAGCGCGTCCGCAAGGCGGTCAAGGACGGGCGTTTCATCCCGCTCGGCGGCATGTGGGTGGAGAGCGACACGGTCATGCCGACCGGGGAGGCGCTGGTCCGGCAGTTCACTTACGGACAGCGCTTCTTCCGCGAGGAGTTCGGCGTGGAGAGCCAGGGGGTGTGGCTGCCGGACAGCTTCGGCTACTCCCCCGCGCTGCCCCAGCTGATCCGGCGGGCCGGGTTCCAGTGGTTCTTCACGCAGAAGATCTCCTGGAACCAGGTGAACAAGTTTCCGCACCACACGTTCCTCTGGGAGGGCATCGACGGGTCGCGGATCTTCACCCACTTCCCGCCGATGGACACCTACAACTCGCAGCTCTCCGGCGCCGAGCTGGCCAAGGCCACCAACCAGTTCCGGGAGAGCCGGGTCGCGTCGCACTCGCTCGCGCCGGTCGGCTGGGGCGACGGCGGTGGCGGCACCACCCGGGAGATGACCGGGCGGGCCGCGCGACTGCGGAACCTCGAGGGCAGCCCGACGGTCGAATGGGAGCACCCGAACGACTTCTTCGACAAGGCGCGCGCCGAGATGCCGCACCCGCCGGTGTGGGTCGGCGAGCTCTACCTCGAACTGCACCGGGCGACGCTGACCAGTCAACATCGGACAAAGCAGGGGAACCGGCGCAGCGAGCACCTGCTCATCGAGGCGGAGTTGTGGGCGGCGACCGCGGCGGTGCGGGCCGGGGTGCCGTATCCGTACGAGGAGATCGACCGGCTGTGGCAGCAGGTGCTGCTGCATCAGTTCCACGACATCCTGCCGGGGACGTCGATCGCCTGGGTGCATCGGGAGGCGGTGGCGGCGTACGCCGAGATCTGCTCCGCGGCTTCGGCCTTGATCGACGCCGCCTGCTCCGCGCTCGCCGGCGCCGGCGCCTTGGAGATCACGCTGAACCCGGCGCCGTTCGCGCGGGACGGCGTGGCGGCTCTAGGGGCCGGCGTGGCGGCCGTTGTGGATACTGCCCCTTTTTCCGGAAATATCCTATCGAATGACCTCGTGTCGGTGACGATCTCCGACGAGGGCCTGATCACCTCGGCGATCGACCTGGCGACCGGCCGGGATGTGATCGCTTCCGGTCAGGAGGGGAACCTCCTCCAACTCCACCAGGACTTCCCGAACATGTGGGACGCCTGGGACGTCGACCGCTTCTACCGCAACCGCGTCACCGATCTCCGCGCCGTCGAATCCCTGACCCGCACGGACAATTCGGTCACGATCGTGCGCGCGTTCGGCAAGTCCCGGATCACCCAGACGCTCACCCTCGCCCCCGGCAGCCGCGTGCTCCGCATCGACCAGGAGACCGACTGGCACGAGACGGAGAAATTCCTCAAGGTCAAATTCCCCTTCGACGTACGGGCGGAGCACGTCGCCGCCGAGACCCAGTTCGGCTACCAGAAGCGCGTCACCCACACGAACACCAGCTGGGAAGCGGCCAAGTTCGAGGCGTCCATGCACCGTTTCGTGCTGGTCGAGGAGCCCGGCTTCGGCGCCGCCCTGATCACCGACTCGACCTACGGCTACGACGTCACCCGCGACTCGGACCCGTCCGCCGGAGTCACCACCACGGTCCGCCTGTCCCTGCTCCGCGCCCCGCGCTTCCCCGACCCGGAGACCGACCAGGGCCGGCAGACGTGCTCCTACGGCCTGGTCATCGGCGCTTCGGTAGCCGAGGCCACCGAGGCCGGCCTGGCCCTGAACCTCCCCCCGCGGGTGGTCCGGGGCGCCCACGGCTTCGACCCGCTGGTCTCCCTCACCGGCGAGGGCCTCCTGATCTCGTCGATCAAGCTCGCCGACGACCACTCCGGCGACGTGATCGTCCGCCTCTACGAGTCCCAGGGCCGCCGCGCCACCGGCACCCTCCACCTACACACCGAGTTCACCGGGGCCCACCCGGCCACCTTGCTGGAGCACCCCGAGGGCGAGCCCCTCCCGCTGACCGATTCCGCAATCCCCCTCCACCTGACCCCCTTCGAAGTCCGAACCCTCCGCCTCACCCGCTGA
- a CDS encoding OFA family MFS transporter produces the protein MLSALDHKHTVAPEGYSRWLIPPAALAVHLCIGQVYATSVYKNSFIAHFDSSQTSIGIIFSIAIVMLGLSAAVGGTWVERNGPRKAMFVSACFWAAGFLVSALGIGTGQLWLVYLGYGVLGGIGLGIGYISPVSTLIKWFPDRPGLATGLAIMGFGGGALIASPASRQLLSYYDADYDPSVSTSVADGHALVLLFLTLGIGYFLIMMFGVANIRVPAPGWRPAGWDPSTVKAKSLVTTASVSAGNAIKSRSFWLLWIVLFCNVTAGIGILEQASPMIQDFFREDGVSAVAVAAAGGFVGVLSLFNMAGRFAWSSTSDLIGRKPIYMVYLGVGMVLYLLLATVGDSSIPLFVLLAGVILSFYGGGFATVPAYLRDLFGTYQVGAIHGRLLTAWSAAGVAGPLIVNGFLDAQGKPGTLTSSAYQPALLTMVGVLAVGFIANLLIRPVAPVLHEPAAPVAEKEVAA, from the coding sequence CTGTTATCCGCGCTCGATCACAAACACACCGTGGCACCCGAAGGTTACAGCCGGTGGCTGATCCCGCCGGCCGCGCTCGCCGTGCACCTCTGCATCGGCCAGGTGTACGCGACAAGCGTCTACAAGAACTCGTTCATCGCCCACTTCGACAGCAGCCAGACGTCGATCGGCATCATCTTCAGCATCGCGATCGTGATGCTCGGCCTGTCCGCCGCCGTCGGCGGCACCTGGGTGGAGCGGAACGGGCCGCGCAAGGCGATGTTCGTCTCCGCCTGCTTCTGGGCGGCCGGCTTCCTGGTCAGCGCGCTCGGCATCGGCACCGGCCAGCTGTGGCTGGTCTATCTGGGGTACGGCGTGCTCGGCGGCATCGGCCTCGGCATCGGCTACATCTCGCCGGTCTCCACGCTGATCAAATGGTTCCCGGACCGGCCCGGCCTGGCCACCGGCCTGGCGATCATGGGCTTCGGCGGCGGCGCGCTGATCGCCAGCCCGGCCTCCCGGCAACTGCTGTCCTACTACGACGCCGACTACGACCCGAGCGTGTCGACGTCGGTCGCCGACGGTCACGCCCTGGTGCTGCTCTTCCTCACGCTGGGTATCGGCTACTTCCTGATCATGATGTTCGGGGTCGCCAACATCCGGGTGCCCGCGCCCGGCTGGCGCCCCGCGGGCTGGGACCCCAGCACGGTCAAGGCGAAGTCGCTGGTCACCACGGCCAGCGTGTCCGCCGGGAACGCGATCAAGAGCCGCTCGTTCTGGCTGCTCTGGATCGTGCTGTTCTGCAACGTGACGGCCGGCATCGGCATCCTCGAACAGGCCAGCCCGATGATCCAGGACTTCTTCCGGGAGGACGGCGTCTCCGCGGTCGCGGTCGCCGCCGCCGGTGGCTTCGTCGGCGTGCTGTCGCTGTTCAACATGGCCGGCCGGTTCGCCTGGTCGTCGACGTCCGACCTGATCGGCCGCAAGCCCATCTACATGGTGTACCTCGGCGTCGGCATGGTGCTGTATCTCCTGCTGGCCACCGTCGGCGACTCGTCGATCCCGCTGTTCGTCCTGCTGGCCGGCGTGATCCTGTCGTTCTACGGCGGCGGGTTCGCCACGGTCCCGGCCTACCTGCGGGACCTGTTCGGGACGTACCAGGTCGGCGCCATCCACGGCCGCCTGCTCACCGCCTGGTCCGCCGCCGGCGTCGCCGGGCCGCTGATCGTCAACGGCTTCCTGGACGCCCAGGGCAAACCCGGCACCCTGACGTCGTCGGCCTACCAGCCGGCCCTGCTCACCATGGTCGGCGTCCTGGCCGTCGGGTTCATCGCCAACCTGCTGATCCGCCCGGTCGCGCCCGTCCTGCACGAGCCGGCCGCACCCGTCGCCGAGAAGGAGGTGGCGGCATGA
- a CDS encoding ABC transporter substrate-binding protein — protein MRIRNLTAAAAALALALTTAACGDAKSDTSGTSDKITGSITLQTWALTPKFTDYLNEVIAGFTAKYPGTSVKLLDQPGDGYSAKVLAQASSNTLPDVINLPPDFALPLAKQKLLVDVSKDNDLSKTYVQGGIDAYKFNGVAGVFGYPWYLNTDLDYWNVKQFKDCGLDANTPPATTQELFTQAATMKAKCPDNFLMSRKPDVSDFVRAGIKIISDDGKQFVFNTDQAAALVDQYKDAYAKGYLPPSVLNSDYQGNSKLFTQGKVAWTTGGATGLADFERDNPSLKGQVTVSKALDTPPLYVQGVSVSAKSKYPATAKAFAEWITNADNQNKFGHLVNIFPSTISSASDSYFGKDDGTPAGKARALAFGELKDAKNLIPYEVNSDMQKLLDQQIALAVKGDESGKKALDDAVAKMNQMLSRQ, from the coding sequence ATGCGAATCCGAAACCTGACGGCCGCCGCCGCGGCTCTGGCACTGGCCCTCACCACCGCGGCCTGCGGCGACGCGAAGAGCGACACGAGCGGTACCAGCGACAAGATCACCGGCAGCATCACCCTGCAGACCTGGGCGCTGACGCCGAAGTTCACCGACTACCTGAACGAGGTCATCGCCGGCTTCACGGCGAAGTACCCGGGCACCAGCGTCAAGCTGCTCGACCAGCCGGGCGACGGCTACTCGGCGAAGGTGCTCGCGCAGGCCTCCTCGAACACGCTGCCCGACGTGATCAACCTGCCGCCCGACTTCGCCCTCCCGCTGGCCAAGCAGAAACTGCTCGTCGATGTCAGCAAGGACAACGACCTGAGCAAGACGTACGTGCAGGGCGGGATCGACGCGTACAAATTCAATGGGGTTGCTGGGGTTTTCGGGTATCCGTGGTACCTCAACACCGATCTGGACTACTGGAACGTCAAGCAGTTCAAGGACTGCGGGCTGGACGCGAACACCCCGCCGGCCACCACCCAGGAGCTGTTCACCCAGGCCGCGACGATGAAGGCGAAGTGCCCGGACAACTTCCTGATGAGCCGCAAGCCGGACGTCTCGGACTTCGTCCGGGCCGGCATCAAGATCATCAGCGATGACGGCAAGCAGTTCGTCTTCAACACCGATCAGGCCGCCGCGCTGGTCGACCAGTACAAGGACGCGTACGCCAAGGGCTACCTGCCGCCGAGCGTGCTGAACAGCGACTACCAGGGCAACTCGAAGCTGTTCACGCAGGGCAAGGTCGCCTGGACCACCGGCGGCGCGACCGGGCTGGCCGACTTCGAGCGGGACAACCCGAGCCTGAAGGGCCAGGTCACGGTCAGCAAGGCGCTCGACACCCCGCCGCTCTACGTGCAGGGCGTCAGCGTCTCGGCCAAGAGCAAATACCCCGCCACCGCCAAGGCGTTCGCCGAGTGGATCACCAACGCCGACAACCAGAACAAGTTCGGCCACCTGGTCAACATCTTCCCGTCGACCATTTCCTCGGCCTCCGACAGCTACTTCGGCAAGGACGACGGCACGCCGGCGGGCAAGGCCCGGGCACTCGCCTTCGGCGAGCTCAAGGACGCCAAGAACCTTATTCCGTACGAGGTCAACTCGGACATGCAGAAGTTGCTGGACCAGCAGATCGCGTTGGCCGTGAAGGGCGACGAGAGCGGCAAGAAGGCGCTCGACGACGCGGTCGCCAAGATGAACCAGATGCTGAGCCGGCAGTAG
- a CDS encoding LacI family DNA-binding transcriptional regulator, translating into MSNRPTIADIAKRVGVSPGAVSFALNGRPGVSEQTRARILEVAREMNWRPHRAARALGGAQAGVVGLVLARDPRTLGSEQFYTQILYGMQDVLSARSSAVQIQIVRDTAAEIDLYRHWAAEHRVDGLVLVDLQLDDPRIAVVRELGLPAVTLGLPGDSDEPALLGGSDRPGDPDRPGDTERPGGSERPAGSDRAGGSERPTGSERPGGSERPGGSERPGKSGRLPSVWADDAEAMTTIVDYLATLDHQRIAHVAGPPVYQHTARRAAALDEQAAARGLHAESVPTDFSDAQGAAATRALLSRADRPTAIIFDSDLMAAAGLGVALEMGIEVPRQLSLVSFDDSVLTRIVHPALTCLSRDTYALGAQVATSLLAAIDNPASRESIRTETPRLVVRGSTARPA; encoded by the coding sequence GTGAGTAACAGGCCCACCATCGCGGACATCGCCAAGCGCGTCGGGGTGTCGCCGGGTGCCGTCTCGTTCGCCCTCAACGGCCGGCCCGGCGTCAGCGAGCAGACCCGCGCGCGGATCCTCGAGGTCGCCCGCGAGATGAACTGGCGGCCGCACCGCGCGGCCCGGGCCCTCGGCGGCGCGCAGGCCGGCGTCGTCGGGCTGGTGCTCGCCCGTGACCCGCGCACGCTGGGCTCCGAGCAGTTCTACACCCAGATTTTGTACGGCATGCAGGACGTCCTCTCCGCCCGGTCGTCGGCCGTGCAGATCCAGATCGTCCGGGACACCGCCGCCGAGATCGACCTCTACCGCCACTGGGCCGCCGAGCACCGCGTCGACGGCCTGGTCCTGGTCGACCTGCAGCTCGACGACCCGCGCATCGCCGTCGTGCGCGAGCTCGGCCTGCCCGCGGTCACCCTCGGCCTACCCGGCGACTCCGACGAGCCGGCCTTGCTCGGCGGCTCCGACCGGCCTGGCGACCCCGACCGGCCTGGCGACACCGAGCGGCCCGGCGGCTCCGAGCGGCCCGCGGGTTCCGACCGGGCCGGAGGTTCCGAGCGGCCCACGGGCTCCGAGCGGCCCGGCGGCTCCGAGCGGCCCGGGGGTTCCGAGCGGCCCGGCAAGTCCGGCCGGCTGCCCAGCGTCTGGGCCGACGACGCCGAGGCGATGACGACGATCGTGGACTACCTGGCCACGCTCGACCACCAGCGGATTGCGCACGTCGCCGGGCCGCCGGTCTACCAGCACACCGCCCGCCGCGCCGCCGCCCTCGACGAACAGGCCGCCGCGCGTGGCCTGCACGCCGAATCGGTGCCGACCGACTTCAGCGACGCCCAGGGCGCGGCCGCCACTCGGGCGCTGCTGTCCCGCGCCGACCGGCCGACCGCGATCATCTTCGACAGCGACCTGATGGCGGCCGCGGGACTCGGCGTCGCGCTGGAGATGGGCATCGAGGTGCCGCGCCAGCTGTCCCTGGTGTCCTTCGACGACTCGGTGCTGACCAGAATCGTGCACCCGGCGCTGACCTGCCTGTCCCGGGACACCTACGCCCTCGGCGCCCAGGTGGCGACCAGCCTGCTCGCGGCGATCGACAACCCGGCCTCCCGGGAGAGCATCCGCACCGAGACCCCGCGCCTGGTGGTCCGCGGAAGCACCGCCCGCCCGGCGTGA
- a CDS encoding carbohydrate ABC transporter permease, whose product MKTLRYLLLILVLAITVGPFLWELSTSLKGAGEDIYTTTPSFVPHQPTLNNYAKVADAIPVWRYIGNSLVVAALTVGGNILFATTAGYAIARLRFRGRGLVLGLFLSTLVLPGEVTIVSQYVTVRDFGLADTLVGVALPGMVAALNVLLMYNAFRALPRELDEAAIVDGATVPQRLLRVSLPAVRGTLAVVAIFAFIAAWDDFLWPLIVLTSPEKYTLTVGLQYLSGTFTQDQRLIAAGTMIAFIPIAILFSALQRYFFKGVEEGGVKG is encoded by the coding sequence ATGAAGACGCTGCGCTATCTGCTGCTGATCCTGGTCCTGGCGATCACCGTCGGCCCGTTCCTGTGGGAGCTGTCCACCTCGCTCAAGGGCGCCGGCGAGGACATCTACACCACCACGCCCAGCTTCGTCCCGCACCAGCCGACGCTGAACAACTACGCGAAGGTGGCCGACGCCATCCCGGTCTGGCGCTACATCGGCAACTCGCTGGTGGTGGCGGCGCTGACGGTCGGCGGCAACATCCTGTTCGCCACCACCGCCGGGTACGCGATCGCCCGCCTGCGCTTCCGCGGCCGCGGCCTGGTCCTCGGGCTGTTCCTGTCCACGCTGGTCCTGCCCGGCGAGGTCACGATCGTCTCGCAGTACGTCACGGTCCGCGACTTCGGCCTGGCCGACACCCTGGTCGGGGTCGCCCTGCCCGGCATGGTCGCCGCGCTGAACGTGCTGCTGATGTACAACGCGTTCCGGGCCCTGCCGCGGGAGCTCGACGAGGCCGCGATCGTCGACGGCGCGACCGTCCCGCAACGGCTGCTGCGCGTCTCGCTCCCGGCCGTCCGCGGCACCCTGGCGGTCGTCGCGATCTTCGCGTTCATCGCGGCCTGGGACGACTTCCTCTGGCCGCTGATCGTGCTGACCTCACCGGAGAAGTACACGCTGACGGTCGGCCTGCAGTACCTGTCCGGCACGTTCACCCAGGACCAGCGCCTGATCGCGGCCGGCACGATGATCGCCTTCATCCCGATCGCGATCCTGTTCAGCGCACTACAACGCTACTTCTTCAAAGGTGTCGAAGAAGGCGGCGTGAAAGGATGA
- a CDS encoding cellulase family glycosylhydrolase, whose translation MTHPMRFGVNYTPSAGWFHSWLDFDPAAVRRDLEAIAALGVDHIRLMPLWPHVQPNRGLIRPRALADVVTVVDLAADRGLDVNVDGLQGHLSSFDFVPAWLSSWHRRNMFTDPDVLASTADYLRALAAAVADRPNLLGVTLGNEVNQFAAAPHPFPHPVTEEGAGVWLARLTDAVRAEVRPSTLVTHAMYDAAWYDDTQPFGPAHAVAHGDQTVVHSWVFNGAAQAYGGLGAGSVRHAEYLCRLAAAWHSDPARPVWLQEVGAPTNVVSEPDAADFLEATLRHVARIPELSGITWWCSHDVSRDLLDFPELEYDLGLITSSGRVKPTGIRFAETIADLRKPVPEQQPVALVLDDTVPGYRAAAGPTRGFYRTWLELAGDGPGPQIVRRSTIGDSALLAARGITVLKEGH comes from the coding sequence ATGACCCACCCGATGCGTTTCGGCGTCAACTACACCCCGTCGGCCGGCTGGTTCCACTCCTGGCTGGACTTCGACCCGGCCGCGGTCCGCCGGGATCTCGAGGCGATCGCCGCGCTCGGCGTCGACCACATCCGGCTGATGCCGCTCTGGCCGCACGTCCAGCCGAACCGGGGCCTGATCCGCCCGCGCGCGCTGGCCGACGTGGTCACCGTCGTGGACCTCGCCGCCGACCGTGGCCTGGACGTCAACGTCGACGGGCTACAGGGTCACCTGTCCAGCTTCGACTTCGTGCCGGCCTGGCTGTCCAGCTGGCACCGCCGGAACATGTTCACCGACCCGGACGTGCTCGCTTCGACCGCCGACTACCTGCGGGCGCTCGCCGCCGCGGTCGCCGACCGGCCGAACCTGCTCGGCGTGACCCTGGGCAACGAGGTCAACCAGTTCGCCGCGGCGCCGCACCCGTTCCCGCACCCGGTCACCGAGGAGGGCGCCGGGGTGTGGCTGGCCCGGCTGACCGACGCGGTGCGGGCCGAGGTCCGGCCGTCGACGCTGGTCACCCACGCCATGTACGACGCCGCCTGGTACGACGACACCCAGCCGTTCGGCCCCGCGCACGCGGTCGCGCACGGCGACCAGACGGTCGTGCACTCCTGGGTGTTCAACGGGGCGGCGCAGGCGTACGGCGGTCTCGGCGCCGGCTCGGTCCGGCACGCCGAGTACCTGTGCCGCCTCGCCGCCGCCTGGCACTCCGACCCGGCGCGCCCGGTGTGGTTGCAGGAGGTCGGCGCACCGACGAATGTGGTCAGCGAGCCGGATGCCGCGGACTTCCTGGAGGCCACCCTGCGCCACGTCGCCCGCATCCCCGAACTGTCCGGCATCACCTGGTGGTGCTCCCACGACGTCTCCCGGGACCTGCTCGACTTCCCCGAGCTGGAGTACGACCTGGGCCTGATCACCAGCTCCGGCAGGGTCAAGCCGACCGGGATCCGGTTCGCCGAGACGATCGCCGATCTGCGGAAGCCGGTGCCGGAACAGCAGCCGGTCGCCCTCGTCCTGGATGACACGGTGCCCGGCTACCGGGCCGCCGCCGGCCCCACCCGCGGGTTCTACCGGACCTGGCTCGAACTGGCCGGCGACGGCCCCGGCCCGCAGATCGTCCGCAGGTCCACGATCGGTGACTCCGCCCTGCTCGCCGCGCGCGGCATCACCGTCCTCAAGGAAGGGCACTGA